In Lodderomyces elongisporus chromosome 2, complete sequence, the following proteins share a genomic window:
- the PTR2_3 gene encoding peptide transporter ptr2, giving the protein MAEKEQSQINIGENRIATPPPPLEEKNVEIVAQAKSQEGSSLDAFSNPESDEGREPTEQELKDLRHVVGDIPASAWLVAVVELAERFSYYGLSAPFQNYMQNGPDDHPAGALQLGQQGATALSYFFQFWCYVTPIGGAWLADTYLGRFTTICWATGIYIIGIFLLFITSIPSITSKSVGTGGFVAAIIIIGIATGMIKSNVSPLIADQVPKRNPYIKITKKGERVVVDPALTIQRTFSVFYLMINIGSLSVIATTELEAHKGFWTAYLLPFCFFFVGVVVLIIGKNKYIKVPVGDKVISRTFRCVWAAARKGFNFEKIKPSKSDKAYDWDDHFVDEIKRAIAACKVFLFFPVYWLVYGQMLNNFVSQAGTMRAHGLPNDFLQAIDSIAIIIFIPIMERGVYPFIRAYTPFKLKPITRIFFGFMFASGSMIYAAVLQHYIYKAGPCYDHPSDCPNGNDIHIALQTPAYWLIAMSEILASITGLEYAYTKAPVSMKSFVMSLFLVTNAFGAALGIALSPVSVDPKMVWTFTGLAVSAFIAGILFWFIYRSYNAKEEAWNNLEYENELDEAVLRPIHSFPHSVKSLA; this is encoded by the coding sequence atggcAGAAAAGGAACAGAGTCAAATCAATATCGGTGAAAACCGAAttgcaacaccaccaccaccattagaagagaaaaatgtCGAAATTGTTGCTCAAGCCAAATCGCAAGAAGGTAGTTCTTTAGATGCTTTCTCCAATCCAGAGAGCGACGAAGGCAGAGAGCCCACAGAACAAGAATTGAAAGACCTTAGACACGTTGTGGGTGATATTCCAGCTTCTGCTTGGCTTGTTGCCGTAGTCGAGTTGGCCGAACGTTTCAGTTACTACGGTCTTAGTGCTCCTTTCCAAAACTATATGCAAAATGGTCCTGACGATCACCCAGCAGGTGCATTGCAATTGGGTCAACAAGGTGCAACTGCGCTCAGTTACTTTTTCCAGTTTTGGTGTTACGTCACACCAATTGGTGGTGCATGGTTGGCAGACACTTATTTGGGTCGTTTCACAACTATTTGTTGGGCCACGGGTATCTACATCATTGgtattttccttcttttcatcaCATCTATCCCATCAATCACTAGTAAATCAGTTGGTACTGGTGGTTTTGTTGCCGctattatcatcattggTATTGCAACTGGTATGATCAAGTCAAACGTGAGTCCCTTGATTGCTGATCAAGTGCCAAAGAGAAACCCATACATCAAGATTACTAAAAAAGGTGAAAGAGTCGTTGTTGACCCCGCACTCACTATTCAAAGAACATTTAGTGTCTTTTATCTTATGATCAACATTGGTTCACTTTCAGTTATTGCAACAACTGAGTTGGAAGCACACAAGGGTTTCTGGACTGCATACTTGTTGCCattctgtttcttctttgttggtGTGGTTGTGCTCATAATTGGTAAAAACAAGTATATCAAAGTTCCCGTTGGTGACAAGGTTATCTCAAGAACATTTAGATGCGTTTGGGCGGCTGCTCGTAAAGGGTTCAATTTCGAAAAAATTAAGCCATCTAAAAGTGATAAAGCTTACGATTGGGATGACCACTTTGTCGATGAGATCAAGAGAGCTATTGCCGCATGTAaagttttccttttcttccctGTTTACTGGCTTGTTTACGGTCAAATGTTGAACAATTTCGTTTCACAAGCCGGTACAATGAGAGCACACGGATTGCCAAATGATTTCCTTCAAGCCATTGACTCCATTGCCATTATCATCTTTATCCCAATCATGGAACGTGGTGTTTACCCATTCATTAGAGCATACACCCCATTCAAGTTGAAACCCATCACACGTATCTTTTTCGGATTCATGTTTGCTAGTGGATCCATGATTTACGCTGCCGTGTTACAACATTACATCTATAAAGCTGGTCCATGTTACGACCACCCATCCGATTGTCCAAACGGTAACGATATCCACATTGCATTGCAAACTCCAGCTTATTGGTTGATTGCCATGAGTGAAATTCTTGCATCAATCACTGGTCTTGAATATGCATACACCAAGGCACCAGTAAGTATGAAATCGTTTGTTATGTCGCTTTTCCTTGTCACCAATGCATTTGGTGCTGCATTGGGTATTGCATTGTCACCAGTGAGTGTTGACCCTAAAATGGTATGGACTTTCACTGGTTTGGCTGTTTCGGCATTCATTGCAGGTATTTTGTTCTGGTTCATTTACAGGAGCTATAATGCCAAGGAAGAAGCATGGAACAACTTGGAGTATGAAAACGAGTTAGATGAAGCTGTGTTGAGGCCTATTCACTCATTCCCACACTCAGTAAAGAGCCTTgcctaa
- the GAP1 gene encoding glyceraldehyde-3-phosphate dehydrogenase 1, translated as MPEKELDYIRSREAASGSSNEKSGGVYIDAFDQQDSRPPLKGWAKFKDSFKRADTDELGIDPNLTEAEKIAVMTANSPLSRSLKPRHLQMIAIGGSIGTGLFVGSGTSLHTGGPAGLLIAYLLIGTMIYCTVHSLGELAVAFPVSGAFVTYNTRFIDPSWGFAMAWNYAMQWLVVLPLELVAAAVTIKYWNSEINSAAFVVIFYVLIIAINFFGVKGYGEAEFIFSIIKVLACLGFIILGIILCAGGTGKGYIGGKHWRDPGAFNNGVKGTISVFVNAAFAFAGTELCCLAAAESANPRRDLPKAVKQVFWRILLFYVVCLTLVGLLVPYNDPRLLSDESYASASPFVIAIKNAKIHVLDHIMNVVILVAVLSVGNASVFGSSRTLAALAASKQAPKIFGYIDKQGRPLVGIIIQLIFGALCFLAASDKQSLVFSWLLALSGLSSIFTWGSINLCHLRFRRALSVQGRDTSELTYTSQPGIYGAIWGLLLNVVVLCLQFWIAVWPLGEAPNASAFFQNFLTVPVVLVLYVGHKIYSRNWKIFYRAHEIDIDTGRAELDLDLVRQEVAEEKAALRASPFYKRFAHFFC; from the coding sequence ATGCCAGAAAAGGAGTTGGATTATATTAGATCCAGAGAAGCCGCCTCTGGGTCCTCAAACGAGAAATCGGGTGGTGTCTATATCGACGCCTTTGACCAACAAGACTCACGACCTCCATTGAAAGGATGGGCTAAATTCAAAGACAGTTTCAAAAGAGCCGACACAGATGAGTTGGGAATCGACCCCAACTTGACCGAGGCCGAAAAGATTGCCGTTATGACTGCTAACTCACCATTGTCAAGATCATTGAAACCAAGACACTTGCAAATGATTGCCATTGGTGGTAGTATAGGTACCGGTCTCTTTGTCGGTTCCGGTACTTCGTTGCACACCGGTGGTCCAGCAGGTTTGTTGATTGCATACTTGTTGATTGGTACCATGATTTACTGTACTGTTCACTCCTTGGGTGAACTTGCTGTGGCATTCCCTGTTTCTGGTGCATTCGTCACCTACAATACCAGATTTATCGACCCTTCCTGGGGTTTTGCCATGGCCTGGAACTATGCCATGCAATGGCTTGTTGTCCTACCTTTAGAACTAGTTGCTGCCGCAGTCACTATAAAGTACTGGAATTCCGAAATCAACTCGGCTGCATTTGTCGTTATCTTTTATGTATTAATCATTGCCATCAACTTCTTTGGCGTTAAAGGTTACGGTGAGGCTGAGTTTATATTTTCCATCATCAAGGTGTTGGCATGTTTGGGCTTTATCATCCTTGGTATAATTCTTTGTGCTGGTGGTACCGGTAAAGGTTACATTGGTGGCAAACACTGGCGCGACCCAGGTGCATTCAATAACGGAGTCAAGGGTACAATCTCAGTGTTTGTTAATGCCGCTTTTGCCTTTGCAGGTACTGAGCTTTGTTGTTTGGCAGCAGCCGAATCAGCAAACCCAAGAAGAGATCTTCCAAAAGCCGTTAAACAAGTGTTTTGGAGAATCTTGTTGTTCTATGTCGTTTGTCTTACCCTTGTTGGATTGTTGGTGCCATACAACGACCCAAGATTGCTTTCCGACGAAAGTTATGCATCAGCAAGTCCCTTTGTTATCGCAATTAAGAATGCCAAAATCCACGTTCTTGACCATATCATGAATGTTGTTATTTTGGTTGCAGTCTTATCTGTGGGAAATGCATCAGTGTTTGGCTCAAGTAGAACTCTTGCCGCATTGGCTGCATCAAAGCAAGCGCCAAAGATTTTCGGTTACATTGACAAGCAAGGTAGACCATTGGTGGGAATTATTATTCAATTGATCTTTGGTGCCTTGTGTTTCCTTGCTGCTTCAGACAAGCAGAGTTTGGTCTTTTCGTGGCTTCTTGCATTGAGTGGTCTTTCATCGATTTTCACTTGGGGATCTATCAATTTGTGTCACCTTAGATTTAGAAGAGCATTGAGTGTGCAAGGTAGAGACACACTGGAGTTGACGTATACTTCACAACCAGGCATATATGGTGCTATTTGGGGTTTGCTTTTGAATGTTGTTGTATTGTGTTTGCAATTCTGGATTGCCGTGTGGCCATTGGGTGAAGCACCAAATGCGTCAGCTTTCTTCCAAAATTTCCTTACCGTGCCTGTTGTTTTGGTGCTTTATGTTGGACACAAGATCTACTCTAGAAACTGGAAGATTTTCTACAGAGCACACGAGATTGATATTGACACTGGTAGAGCTGAattggatttggatttggttCGTCAAGAGGTTGctgaagaaaaagcagcaCTCAGGGCAAGTCCTTTCTACAAAAGGTTTGCACACTTTTTCTGTTAA
- the BAT1 gene encoding Mitochondrial branched-chain amino acid (BCAA) aminotransferase produces MSALDASKLEITKTTTPKEPLANDKLVFGQSFTDHILEIDWTKEEGWGTPKITPYHNFQMDPATCVLHYSFELFEGMKAYRDSQGKIRTFRPDKNMERMNRTAKRASLPTFDGEEFIKLLDKFLALEERFVPQGKGYSLYLRPTLIGTSIGLGVSSPTKAKLYCIASPVGPYFGAGFKPVSLEATDYAVRAWPKGVGAYKLGANYVSCIEPQSEAAKRGHSQNLWLFGEEGEITEVGAMNVFFAFENDDKTKELVTAPLDGMILPGVTRDSAIQLARARLDSKEWSVSERKLTIHEVKERAAKGQLIEAFGTGTAAIVAPINNIEFRGENIEVPCTAGGSGEIAKNICEWIQDIQYGVEEFENWSRVAN; encoded by the coding sequence ATGTCCGCATTAGACGCTTCTAAGCTTGAGATTACCAAGACGACGACTCCTAAGGAGCCACTTGCCAATGACAAATTAGTGTTTGGTCAATCATTTACCGACCACATTTTGGAGATTGATTGGACCAAGGAAGAAGGATGGGGTACACCAAAGATTACACCATACCACAATTTCCAAATGGATCCAGCAACATGTGTTTTGCACTATTCGTTTGAGTTGTTTGAGGGTATGAAGGCATACCGTGATTCCCAAGGTAAGATTCGTACATTTAGACCTGACAAGAATATGGAAAGAATGAACAGGACAGCCAAGAGGGCATCGTTGCCTACATTTGATGGAGAGGAATTTATCAAGTTGCTTGACAAGTTTCTTGCGTTGGAGGAAAGATTTGTTCCACAAGGCAAAGGTTACTCATTGTACTTGAGACCAACTTTGATTGGTACTTCTATTGGTCTTGGAGTTTCTTCGCCAACTAAGGCTaaattgtattgtattgcTTCACCAGTGGGTCCATACTTTGGTGCAGGATTCAAGCCCGTATCTCTTGAGGCTACTGATTATGCAGTGAGAGCATGGCCAAAGGGTGTTGGTGCATACAAGCTTGGTGCCAACTATGTCTCTTGTATTGAGCCGCAATCTGAAGCTGCCAAGCGTGGCCACTCGCAAAATTTGTGGCTTTTTGGTGAAGAGGGTGAAATCACTGAGGTTGGTGCTATGAATGTGTTTTTTGCgtttgaaaatgatgacAAGACAAAAGAGTTGGTTACTGCACCATTAGATGGAATGATTTTACCTGGTGTTACACGTGACTCTGCAATTCAATTAGCTCGTGCTAGATTAGATAGCAAGGAGTGGTCTGTTAGTGAGCGTAAATTGACTATTCATGAAGTCAAAGAGCGTGCAGCAAAGGGGCAATTGATTGAGGCGTTTGGTACTGGTACTGCTGCTATTGTTGCGCCAATCAACAATATTGAGTTTAGAGGCGAGAATATTGAGGTGCCATGTACAGCTGGAGGTTCTGGAGAGATTGCTAAAAACATTTGTGAATGGATACAAGATATCCAATATGGTGTTGAAGAGTTTGAGAACTGGTCCAGAGTCGCCAATTAG
- the CPR5 gene encoding Peptidyl-prolyl cis-trans isomerase D gives MLLYILAYFTLALSAVIPSTSSSTFHLTEQEKEYLKNDPKVTHKITFTISQGKSPAKKLGKLTLALFGETVPITVDNFYQLSAMTRGYGYQDCEFHRIINDFMIQGGNYDGQGGKSIYGGSFNDENFDLKHDKLGRLSMANAGQNTNGGQFFILDTEKTPHLDGKHVVFGQLIDGFDTLDKISSTDVVDSRPVERIYISEIDTAAFDYNAQEAEEKAEQLKPEDPIAVEDAKVDAEEIRLSAIYPFFLVLLSVGALGVAYKKMRKRSITDIRSNHF, from the coding sequence ATGTTGCTTTATATATTGGCATACTTCACTTTGGCGCTATCCGCCGTAATACCAAGTACTTCCTCATCAACTTTCCATCTCACAgaacaagagaaagagtACCTCAAAAATGATCCAAAGGTAACTCACAAGATTACATTCACTATATCTCAAGGCAAATCGCCGGCAAAGAAATTGGGTAAACTCACATTGGCGCTTTTTGGTGAAACTGTACCGATAACCGTGGATAATTTTTACCAATTATCTGCCATGACTAGAGGGTACGGGTACCAAGATTGCGAATTCCATCGGATTATTAATGATTTTATGATCCAGGGCGGTAACTACGATGGTCAAGGCGGCAAGTCCATATATGGTGGTAGTTTCAATGATGAAAACTTTGACTTGAAGCATGATAAATTGGGACGTTTATCCATGGCCAATGCTGGTCAAAATACCAATGGTGGACAGTTTTTCATATTGGACACGGAGAAAACACCACATTTGGATGGCAAGCATGTGGTATTTGGCCAACTCATTGATGGGTTCGACACTTTGGACAAAATCAGTAGCAcagatgttgttgattcaAGACCAGTTGAACGGATATACATTAGCGAGATTGATACAGCAGCATTTGATTACAATGCACAAGAAGCAGAGGAGAAGGCAGAGCAGTTAAAGCCAGAAGATCCCATTGCCGTTGAGGATGCGAAAGTAGACGCAGAAGAAATCCGTCTAAGTGCCATTTATCCATTCTTTTTAGTATTACTACTGGTTGGTGCTTTGGGCGTAGCTTACAAAAAGATGCGTAAGCGACTGATTACAGATATTCGCAGCAATCACTTTTag
- the DNM1 gene encoding Dynamin- GTPase protein, translating into MSLQDLIPVVNKLQDIVTTTQLADIDLPILAVVGSQSCGKSSVLENIVGKDFLPRGTGIVTRRPLVLQLINIHEDDPIVSRKVNDSNDESEEIDLEDHLRKMNGGSKNSKNKKKTEWGEFLHIPNKRFYNFYEIRREIEKETLRIAGENKGISRLPINLKIYSPKVLNLTLVDLPGLTKIPIGDQPTDIERQTRNLISEYISKPNCIILAVSPANVDLVNSESLKLARQVDPTGKRTVGILTKLDLMDQGTNALDILKGNVYPLKLGFIGIVNRSQQDIAENKPLEDSLQSEQQFFLNHPAYRSMASKCGTKYLAQTLNKILMNHIRERLPDIKAKLNTLMGQTEHELASYGDMPNMGDSKEARGAMVLTLMTKFANAFMNSIEGTSITEISTKELCGGARIYNIYNEVFGSSLAAINPTHNLSIHDIRTAIRNSAGPRPSLFVPELAFDLLVKPQIGLLEEPSQRCVEMVYEELMKIVHSVCSSDIGPELSRYPRLQAKLIEVVSDLLRERLGPTIKYVQSLIEIHRAYINTNHPSFVGAAKAMSIVVAERQKQKEMESNSKLKLATQRILGRKLKEAETIEAIEEGEERADGDEGEGADDEEAEDTDEGVAKMKEDIVSVDDDFPKRKRSSHKKHQHHESQQPLNESYLNYFLGKDPIVHQQQMQAQAQLHPTPFKFPHPSETTLQFNTQFVNNGVINPNNSTPSPSIGHKRSESQLSHHDFKNLTINEGYNESSFESDETINELTEREQMECELIRRLIISYFSIIREMVQDQVPKSIMCLLVNHVKQHIQNRLVVKLYSDDMFDELLREDEGIQAEREKCIESLKTYREAARIISDVV; encoded by the coding sequence ATGTCGTTGCAGGATCTCATTCCAGTGGTGAACAAGCTTCAAGATATTGTTACAACTACTCAGCTTGCCGATATCGACTTGCCTATTTTGGCAGTTGTTGGATCTCAATCATGTGGAAAATCGTctgttttggaaaacattGTGGGAAAGGATTTTCTTCCACGAGGAACAGGTATCGTTACCAGAAGACCTTTGGTTTTACAGTTGATCAATATCCACGAGGATGACCCTATTGTTTCACGAAAAGTGAATGATTCAAACGACGAGCTGGAAGAGATTGATTTAGAAGACCAtttaagaaaaatgaatggtggaagcaaaaacagcaagaacaagaagaagactgAGTGGGGTGAGTTTCTTCACATCCCCAACAAGAGGTTCTACAATTTTTATGAAATaagaagagaaattgaaaaagaaactttgAGGATTGCGGGAGAAAACAAGGGAATCAGCAGATTACCAATAAACTTGAAGATCTATTCCCCCAAGGTGCTCAATCTTACATTGGTGGACTTGCCGGGCCTCACAAAAATCCCTATTGGCGACCAACCTACAGATATTGAGAGACAGACTAGAAACTTGATCTCTGAGTACATTTCCAAACCAAACTGTATAATTCTTGCGGTTTCGCCAGCAAATGTAGATTTGGTCAACTCGGAGTCACTTAAGCTTGCAAGACAAGTGGACCCTACAGGAAAGAGAACCGTTGGTATTCTTACCAAGTTGGATTTGATGGACCAAGGAACCAATGCATTGGACATATTGAAGGGAAATGTGTACCCATTGAAGTTGGGTTTCATTGGTATTGTTAATCGGTCACAACAAGACATTGCTGAAAACAAGCCCCTTGAAGACTCGTTGCAATCAGAGCAACAATTTTTCCTCAACCACCCAGCATATAGGTCAATGGCTTCGAAATGTGGTACCAAATACCTTGCACAGACTTTAAATAAAATCCTTATGAACCACATTAGAGAGAGGTTGCCCGACATTAAGGCCAAGTTGAATACATTAATGGGCCAAACAGAACACGAGCTTGCCTCATACGGAGACATGCCAAATATGGGTGACTCCAAGGAAGCGAGAGGGGCTATGGTGCTCACATTGATGACAAAGTTTGCCAATGCATTCATGAACTCGATTGAAGGTACACTGATCACTGAGATATCGACAAAGGAATTGTGCGGAGGTGCCAGAATCTACAATATCTACAATGAGGTATTCGGCTCTTCTTTGGCTGCAATCAACCCAACACACAACTTATCAATCCATGATATCCGTACAGCAATCAGAAACTCTGCAGGACCTAGaccttctctttttgtacCTGAATTGGCATTTGATTTGCTTGTTAAGCCTCAAATTGGTTTATTGGAAGAACCTTCACAAAGATGTGTTGAGATGGTGTATGAAGAATTGATGAAGATTGTGCACAGTGTTTGTTCTTCTGATATTGGTCCTGAGTTGAGTAGATACCCTAGATTGCAAGCCAAATTGATTGAGGTAGTGAGTGATCTTCTTAGAGAAAGACTTGGTCCTACAATCAAATATGTGCAATCATTGATTGAAATCCACAGAGCCTATATCAACACCAACCATCCTAGTTTTGTTGGTGCAGCCAAGGCAATGAGTATCGTTGTTGCCGAGCGccagaaacagaaagaaaTGGAACTGAATAGTAAATTGAAGCTTGCTACCCAGAGAATTTTGGGCAGGAAATTGAAGGAAGCCGAAACTATTGAAGCGATTGAAGAAGGCGAAGAAAGGGCTGATGGAGATGAAGGCGAAGGAgcagatgatgaagaggcAGAGGATACGGATGAAGGCGTTGCCAAGATGAAAGAGGATATTGTTTCAGTTGATGACGATTTCCCAAAACGTAAACGTTCCTCACACAagaaacaccaacaccatgAGTCGCAGCAACCTCTTAACGAATCTTACCTCAACTACTTTTTAGGAAAAGATCCCATTGTCCACCAGCAACAAATGCAAGCGCAAGCACAACTCCACCCAACACCATTTAAATTTCCTCACCCTCTGGAAACCACTTTACAATTCAACACTCAATTTGTTAATAATGGCGTGATCAATCCAAACAACTCGACTCCTTCACCTCTGATTGGCCATAAGCGCAGCGAATCGCAATTATCGCATCatgatttcaaaaacttaACCATCAATGAAGGTTATAACGAGTCCTCGTTTGAGTCGGATGAAACAATCAATGAACTTACGGAGCGTGAGCAAATGGAGTGCGAGTTGATCCGTAGACTCATTATCTCATATTTTAGCATTATTAGAGAAATGGTTCAAGATCAAGTTCCAAAATCTATCATGTGTTTGTTGGTGAACCATGTGAAGCAACATATTCAAAACAGATTAGTTGTCAAGCTTTATAGTGATGACATGTTTGACGAGCTCTTGAGAGAAGACGAAGGTATTCAAgcagaaagagagaaatgTATCGAGCTGTTAAAGACCTATAGAGAAGCAGCTAGAATCATTAGCGATGTGGTATAA
- the RML2 gene encoding mitochondrial 54S ribosomal protein rml2 (BUSCO:EOG09262X31), with protein sequence MDGQLTEMEEQDIRFRKQRELAMKLVKVKHYADMFPEHTNPGTTHYKKPVHDHLHKGRPVKELTVPMKRNAGRNNTGQITVRGLGGGHKRRVRILDFHRLEAGRNQVVRIEYDPNRSGHIALLKHMETGNLSYIVAPQGLRGGDIVESFRQGIPKDFMEEMDRTNNGEIDEALLSARILQRGNCLPLRMIPVGSIIHCIGLNSQRRAQLVRAAGTFGKILGKDQERQLAIIKLCSGEQRYISLDCHATLGVVSNKEHQLISWGKAGRRRYLGKRPVVRGMAMNAKDHPHGGGRGKSKSNKFTQSMWGQLKFTKTRMRPNPMCIKNRKGRVIRHKK encoded by the coding sequence ATGGATGGCCAATTAACCGAGATGGAAGAACAAGATATCAGATTTAGAAAGCAAAGAGAACTAGCTATGAAACTAGTCAAAGTCAAACACTATGCAGATATGTTTCCAGAACATACAAATCCAGGTACAACCCACTATAAGAAACCTGTGCACGACCACTTACACAAGGGAAGACCAGTTAAGGAATTAACTGTTCCAATGAAGAGAAATGCCGGTAGAAACAATACGGGCCAAATCACAGTCAGAGGACTTGGTGGTGGCCACAAGAGAAGAGTGAGAATCCTTGACTTTCATAGACTTGAAGCAGGAAGGAACCAAGTTGTGAGAATTGAGTATGATCCAAACAGATCGGGCCACATTGCACTTTTGAAACACATGGAAACTGGCAATTTGTCATACATTGTTGCACCTCAAGGTCTTCGTGGTGGCGATATTGTCGAAAGTTTTAGACAAGGTATTCCAAAAGATTTCATGGAAGAAATGGATAGAACAAATAACGGAGAAATCGATGAAGCTTTGTTATCGGCAAGAATCTTGCAAAGAGGTAATTGTTTGCCGTTGAGAATGATCCCCGTTGGATCCATCATACACTGCATTGGATTAAACTCGCAGCGAAGAGCTCAGTTGGTACGTGCTGCTGGTACATTTGGTAAGATTTTGGGTAAAGACCAAGAGAGGCAATTGGCCATCATCAAATTGTGCAGTGGAGAACAAAGGTATATCTCATTGGACTGTCACGCTACTTTGGGTGTTGTCTCAAACAAAGAGCACCAATTGATCTCATGGGGTAAAGCCGGTAGAAGACGTTATTTGGGTAAAAGACCCGTGGTAAGAGGTATGGCAATGAACGCCAAGGATCACCCtcatggtggtggtagagGTAAGTCCAAATCCAACAAGTTTACCCAATCTATGTGGGGACAATTGAAATTCACAAAGACAAGAATGCGTCCAAATCCAATGTGTATTAAGAATAGAAAGGGTAGAGTTATTAGGCATAAGAAGTAG
- the ATP5 gene encoding ATP synthase F0 subcomplex subunit OSCP atp5 (BUSCO:EOG09264KDO), translating into MISRVFTRRIASTAFRFQAASKKNIQPPIELFGTDGVYANSLYSATIQESDMSQTYNSLKKVEDVIKGDPKLEEALTNPGLSKDDRVAIIKSVNNSLGLDKTTGNFLLVLAENNRLGNFPSIFKKFGMLNDAHNGIVNATVTSAKPLESKILKRLQTSIGNSSFVGQGKTLKLNNEVNPDIKGGLIVEVGDRTVDVSISNKVNRLNQTLKENI; encoded by the coding sequence ATGATCTCCCGTGTTTTCACCCGTAGAATTGCTTCAACTGCATTCAGATTCCAAGCAGCCTCCAAGAAGAATATCCAACCACCAATTGAATTATTCGGAACCGATGGTGTCTACGCCAACTCCTTATACTCTGCTACTATCCAAGAGTCAGACATGAGTCAAACCTACAACTCATTGAAGAAAGTTGAGGATGTCATCAAAGGTGACCCCAAGTTGGAAGAGGCTTTGACCAACCCAGGTTTGTCAAAAGATGACAGAGTTGCTATCATCAAGTCTGTTAACAACAGCTTGGGTTTGGACAAGACTACAGGTaactttcttttggttttggctGAAAACAACAGATTGGGTAACTTCCCATCCATTTTCAAGAAATTCGGTATGTTGAACGATGCACACAATGGTATTGTTAATGCCACAGTCACAAGTGCAAAGCCATTGGAATCCAAGATCTTGAAGAGATTGCAAACCTCAATCGGTAACAGCAGCTTTGTCGGTCAAGGAAAgactttgaaattgaacaatGAAGTGAACCCAGACATCAAGGGTGGTTTGATTGTTGAAGTTGGAGACAGAACTGTTGATGTTTCCATCTCCAACAAGGTCAACAGATTGAACCAAACTTTGAAAGAGAACATTTAA
- the DOT5 gene encoding thioredoxin peroxidase dot5 (BUSCO:EOG0926578E) — protein sequence MTELRRSARVASRSSTTQEEPATVTQPPVKKAKVESNGNEKTNASAADYSEDSSEIQIGDNIPDITLLNQDNKEVNLSSVAADHKYVVIFAYPKASTPGCTRQVCGFQKNYKFLHDNNVAVFGLSADEPKAQKSFQTKQGAEYDLLSDPKKELIGVLGAKKQPTGTKRSHWIFKDGALVVKKIQISPEQSIDGAKEEIEKYIAEEGEENGSKEDGASAEKDTKTANGQDSDAGDAATLKPEAGVGAQENGGYEEDVEDDATSKDPIVSDAVKDVENKAATGEYDNLKKEAAAETEGADSAKGPVDQVVEDAIKDAEEKI from the coding sequence ATGACCGAATTACGCCGTTCAGCAAGAGTTGCCTCAAGATCAAGTACAACGCAAGAAGAGCCCGCCACAGTTACTCAGCCACCAGTGAAGAAAGCTAAGGTGGAAAGTAATGGCAATGAAAAAACCAACGCTTCTGCTGCCGATTATAGTGAAGACTCCAGTGAGATTCAAATTGGCGACAACATTCCTGATATCACTTTGTTGAATCAGGATAACAAAGAAGTTAACCTTTCTTCCGTAGCTGCAGACCATAAATATGTCGTAATTTTTGCTTACCCAAAAGCTTCAACCCCAGGTTGTACACGCCAAGTGTGCGGATTCCAAAAGAATTACAAATTTCTTCACGATAACAATGTTGCCGTATTTGGACTTTCCGCAGATGAACCAAAAGCACAAAAGAGTTTCCAAACCAAACAGGGAGCTGAGTATGATTTGTTGAGTGAtccaaagaaagaattgatTGGAGTCTTGGGAGCTAAAAAGCAACCAACTGGTACAAAGAGATCACACTGGATCTTCAAAGATGGTGCATTGGttgtaaagaaaatacaaatatCACCAGAGCAAAGTATTGACGGTGCTAAAGAAGAGATTGAAAAGTACATTGCTGAAGAAGgtgaagaaaatggaagTAAAGAGGATGGAGCTAGTGCTGAAAAGGATACCAAAACTGCTAATGGCCAAGACTCTGATGCTGGTGATGCCGCAACTTTGAAACCAGAAGCTGGAGTGGGAGCTCAGGAGAATGGTGGTTACGAAGAAgatgttgaagatgatgctACGCTGAAGGATCCTATTGTTTCAGATGCTGTAAAGGATGTTGAAAACAAGGCTGCAACTGGGGAGTACGACaatttaaagaaagaagcagcagcagagaCTGAGGGTGCTGATAGTGCAAAAGGTCCAGTAGACCAAGTAGTTGAAGACGCAATCAAAGACgctgaagaaaaaatttag